A genomic stretch from Candidatus Limnocylindria bacterium includes:
- a CDS encoding cytochrome c biogenesis protein CcdA: protein MSGVDLNLATVVLAGLVDGINPCAIAVLLVFVSATLLAVGATMEGGLGERRRALFKGGAAYVTGMFITYLLIGLGLMGFAGALRQDHLGTKIFAVVAIGWSVLALQEALLPELGERLRMPPMLHSRAQSWVSRASLPGLFVAGSLIGLCTVPCSGNVYIAVLALLSSRNDFGLALGYLVVYNFAFVVPLILLLGAAATPAAMRALTRWQLHNRASLKLALGLTTALVSLAALAVI from the coding sequence ATGAGCGGAGTCGATCTCAATCTCGCCACCGTCGTCCTCGCCGGTTTGGTCGACGGCATCAACCCCTGTGCGATCGCCGTGCTGCTCGTCTTCGTGTCTGCAACGTTGCTCGCTGTCGGCGCGACGATGGAGGGCGGGCTCGGCGAACGCCGACGTGCTCTGTTCAAGGGTGGCGCCGCCTATGTGACCGGGATGTTCATAACGTATCTCCTGATCGGTCTCGGCCTCATGGGCTTTGCCGGCGCGCTTCGCCAGGACCATCTCGGCACGAAGATCTTCGCCGTCGTCGCGATCGGCTGGAGCGTCCTCGCGCTGCAGGAGGCACTGCTGCCGGAGCTCGGCGAGCGACTGCGCATGCCACCGATGTTGCACAGCCGGGCGCAGAGCTGGGTATCCCGCGCGTCGCTCCCAGGTCTATTCGTCGCTGGATCGCTCATTGGCCTTTGCACGGTGCCGTGCTCGGGAAACGTGTACATCGCCGTGCTCGCGTTGCTGTCGAGCCGCAACGACTTCGGTCTGGCGCTGGGCTACCTAGTGGTCTACAACTTCGCCTTCGTCGTACCACTGATCCTGCTGCTCGGCGCCGCGGCCACTCCTGCCGCGATGCGCGCGCTCACGCGCTGGCAGCTGCACAACCGCGCATCGCTGAAGCTCGCCTTGGGGCTCACGACCGCGCTCGTCTCACTGGCGGCCCTCGCGGTCATCTGA
- a CDS encoding cupredoxin domain-containing protein produces the protein MPRKRPLRRSSNFGFRAAIFAILAFAVTGGAISALWPKQLATADPAPVDVELRIDMGGFTPPTISAPADRLVRVRIVNPDSSHHTDGGGVHGFTIVKLGVDAKVQPETTQVVTIPPSAAGDYAFYCDTCCGGKENPSMQGLLKLKA, from the coding sequence ATGCCTCGTAAGCGACCGCTGCGGCGGTCATCGAACTTTGGCTTCCGCGCCGCGATCTTCGCGATCCTCGCCTTTGCGGTCACCGGTGGCGCGATCTCCGCACTATGGCCGAAGCAGCTCGCCACAGCCGACCCTGCCCCGGTCGACGTAGAACTCCGCATCGACATGGGCGGCTTCACGCCCCCCACGATCTCGGCACCGGCCGATCGGCTGGTCCGTGTCCGGATCGTGAACCCCGACAGCAGCCATCACACCGACGGCGGCGGCGTGCACGGCTTCACGATCGTGAAGCTCGGTGTCGACGCGAAGGTACAACCGGAGACGACCCAGGTCGTCACGATCCCGCCTTCCGCCGCCGGTGACTACGCCTTCTACTGCGACACGTGCTGCGGCGGCAAGGAAAACCCGTCGATGCAGGGCCTGTTGAAGCTCAAGGCATGA
- a CDS encoding SHOCT domain-containing protein, which produces MPMMNGYWFGLGGLVMVLFWIFVIAGIVWLVLALSRSQPRASDDGRSAAVRILEERLARGDIDAEEFRARRLALEGRQ; this is translated from the coding sequence ATGCCGATGATGAATGGCTACTGGTTCGGCCTAGGCGGTCTCGTCATGGTGCTGTTCTGGATCTTCGTGATCGCCGGGATCGTTTGGCTGGTCCTCGCGCTCAGCCGGTCGCAGCCGCGCGCGTCCGATGACGGCCGCAGCGCTGCGGTCCGGATCCTCGAAGAGCGTCTTGCGCGCGGTGACATCGACGCCGAGGAGTTCCGGGCCCGCCGCCTGGCGCTCGAGGGACGCCAGTGA
- a CDS encoding cupredoxin domain-containing protein, protein MRAQRIAGFVALGSGLLLVLALLVSALAGPTALATTNSRASWPMGPGMMGADHMGNGMMRTGPGMMWSGSSGPAATAIPGAPEVRVQAANFSFSPNEIRPPKGSDVNLTFTNPAGTGVVHDFSAPALGIHIAANPGETKTIGLRGLAVGRYDAYCSVPGHADLGMRATVVVE, encoded by the coding sequence ATGAGAGCGCAGCGTATCGCCGGGTTCGTCGCGCTCGGATCTGGCCTACTTCTCGTTCTCGCGCTTCTCGTGTCGGCGCTCGCTGGGCCGACGGCGCTCGCGACCACGAACTCGCGCGCGTCCTGGCCGATGGGACCGGGAATGATGGGCGCCGATCACATGGGGAACGGCATGATGCGCACGGGCCCTGGGATGATGTGGTCTGGCTCGTCAGGACCGGCGGCCACCGCCATTCCCGGCGCGCCCGAGGTCCGCGTTCAGGCCGCGAACTTCAGCTTCAGCCCGAACGAGATTCGACCGCCCAAGGGCTCCGACGTGAACCTTACGTTCACGAACCCCGCGGGTACAGGTGTGGTCCATGACTTCTCCGCCCCTGCGCTGGGCATCCACATCGCTGCCAACCCCGGGGAAACGAAGACCATTGGACTGCGTGGGCTCGCAGTCGGGCGATACGACGCGTACTGCAGCGTGCCCGGTCATGCCGATCTCGGTATGCGCGCGACCGTGGTGGTCGAGTAG
- a CDS encoding pyridoxamine 5'-phosphate oxidase family protein, protein MAQSTMRVEAQAADVTSAHRAKVSAEALRGRIRSQHFAILATTGTDGSADSAGVSYGAVVESGQLVLYVMTRRHLRKARDIARQPRVSLVIPIPRRLLSFMPPATVQLRGEAELLPQDDQRGTLAFQGFFVGRRILAAYRAMRLRGDDRTCFVRIALDATARSYMVGTSLWQVIRHMEAGTATTDLTAK, encoded by the coding sequence ATGGCACAGTCGACAATGAGGGTTGAGGCGCAGGCTGCCGACGTGACTTCAGCCCATCGCGCGAAGGTGTCGGCGGAGGCGCTCCGCGGCCGAATCCGGTCCCAGCACTTTGCCATCCTCGCGACCACCGGAACTGACGGCAGCGCGGACTCCGCCGGCGTCAGCTACGGAGCGGTCGTTGAGAGCGGCCAGCTCGTGCTGTATGTCATGACCCGTCGGCATCTGCGCAAGGCGCGCGACATCGCTCGCCAGCCGCGGGTATCACTGGTCATTCCGATCCCTCGCCGACTGCTGTCGTTCATGCCGCCGGCGACGGTGCAGTTGCGGGGAGAAGCCGAACTCCTGCCACAAGACGACCAGCGCGGGACGCTCGCGTTCCAGGGCTTCTTCGTCGGGCGGCGTATCCTCGCGGCCTATCGAGCCATGCGGCTACGCGGCGACGACCGCACCTGCTTCGTGCGCATCGCGCTCGACGCGACCGCACGCTCATACATGGTCGGTACAAGCCTGTGGCAGGTCATCCGCCACATGGAAGCCGGCACAGCGACGACCGACCTGACAGCGAAGTAG
- a CDS encoding IS481 family transposase, whose protein sequence is MTDKERARSATRRLAIIRHAREVSGNVALTCRYYGITRQSYYVWLRRYVEKGVPGLEDRSRRPHHSPQATSTEIVGKIVHLRQTYHFGPQKIAMYLRRYHELVVSTSGIWRILRRLGLSRLPASQRHVPYHKRWQRYEKPEPGHQVQIDVKFIAPLKGSRRRHYQFTAIDDCTRLRVLRVYERLGQKSAIQFVDYVLQKLPFRVERIQTDNGSEFAAAFHWHVQDLGIEHVYIRPRTPRLNGKVERSHRIDAEEFYRLLDGVVVDDAKVFTTKLQEWEDFYNFERPHGALGGQTPYERLRSKMKDPGVSGHRQLHTLRATGPIVVVPRLVFGISRNRS, encoded by the coding sequence GTGACCGATAAAGAGCGGGCGAGGTCCGCGACACGGCGTCTGGCGATCATCCGTCACGCGAGGGAAGTCAGCGGCAACGTCGCCTTGACCTGCCGCTATTACGGGATCACGCGGCAGAGCTATTACGTCTGGCTGCGACGCTACGTCGAGAAGGGCGTGCCCGGTCTCGAGGACCGCTCTCGTCGTCCGCACCACAGCCCCCAGGCCACCAGTACCGAGATCGTCGGCAAGATCGTGCATCTGCGCCAGACGTACCACTTCGGGCCGCAGAAGATCGCGATGTACCTGCGCCGCTACCACGAGCTGGTGGTCAGCACCTCCGGGATTTGGCGCATCCTCAGGCGCCTGGGCCTCAGCCGCCTGCCGGCGTCCCAGCGCCACGTGCCGTACCACAAGCGCTGGCAGCGCTACGAGAAACCCGAGCCGGGCCACCAGGTGCAGATCGACGTGAAGTTCATCGCGCCGCTCAAGGGCTCGCGGCGCCGGCACTATCAGTTTACGGCGATCGATGACTGCACCCGCCTGCGCGTGCTGCGGGTCTACGAGCGCCTCGGCCAGAAGAGCGCGATCCAGTTCGTCGACTACGTGCTGCAGAAGCTGCCCTTCCGCGTTGAGCGCATCCAGACCGACAACGGCTCCGAGTTCGCGGCCGCCTTCCACTGGCACGTCCAGGATCTGGGCATCGAGCACGTGTACATCCGGCCGCGCACCCCGCGGCTCAACGGCAAGGTTGAGCGCTCGCACCGCATCGACGCCGAAGAGTTCTATCGCCTCCTCGACGGTGTCGTGGTCGACGACGCCAAAGTGTTCACCACGAAGCTTCAGGAGTGGGAGGACTTCTACAACTTCGAGCGTCCGCATGGTGCGCTCGGAGGGCAGACGCCGTACGAGCGACTACGCTCGAAGATGAAGGACCCCGGTGTCAGCGGACACCGTCAGTTGCACACCCTCCGGGCTACAGGTCCCATCGTTGTTGTTCCACGCCTAGTGTTCGGGATTTCCCGAAATCGCTCGTGA
- a CDS encoding tyrosine-type recombinase/integrase: MRDERTALVDVVESFFIHRNDLSAATAANYRIAIAQFVRWCGASLGRPPTISDLEGGTVEAYLHFRRVTVSAQSARSGWVALRSLAKFLAERRIHHDNGDSVLRLVRQPKVKDEPRRALTDEEMWRVLEVSATGEMGLRDKALVWTLLGCGLRRAEAANLRFSDVKVHDRTLHVRAQTSKSVHPRDVTIPIETAKVLDEYLDQREGEIDADAPFFVDRHGRALSGNGIRKLFERLKVRSGIRDLCAHINRPTWATNFHRSGSGSRFDLMVEGGWTTGRMVERYTKARPVEERRRAPSPFTASRSARKEKRPLEKRPSHQISGLFGKRTA; encoded by the coding sequence ATGCGTGATGAACGCACCGCTCTAGTCGATGTCGTTGAGAGCTTCTTCATTCACCGCAACGACCTGTCGGCGGCTACGGCAGCCAACTATCGAATCGCAATCGCGCAGTTCGTGAGGTGGTGCGGCGCATCGCTTGGACGACCGCCGACCATTAGCGATCTCGAGGGAGGCACCGTCGAGGCTTACCTGCATTTCCGACGCGTCACCGTATCCGCACAAAGCGCACGGAGTGGATGGGTGGCGCTTCGATCACTTGCGAAGTTCCTCGCTGAACGACGAATCCATCACGACAACGGCGACTCAGTTCTCCGGCTGGTGAGACAACCGAAAGTCAAGGACGAGCCACGTCGGGCGTTGACCGACGAAGAGATGTGGCGTGTCCTCGAAGTTTCCGCCACCGGCGAGATGGGGCTGCGTGACAAGGCTCTCGTGTGGACGCTGCTCGGCTGTGGGCTTCGGCGTGCCGAGGCGGCGAACCTCCGGTTCTCCGACGTCAAGGTGCATGACCGGACGCTTCACGTAAGGGCGCAAACGAGCAAGTCAGTCCATCCACGCGACGTGACCATTCCGATTGAGACAGCGAAGGTGTTGGACGAGTACCTCGATCAGCGCGAGGGCGAAATCGACGCGGACGCACCGTTTTTCGTTGATCGACACGGGCGGGCTCTCTCAGGGAACGGGATCCGCAAACTCTTCGAACGCCTCAAAGTACGTTCGGGCATCCGCGACCTGTGCGCTCACATCAACCGGCCGACATGGGCGACGAACTTTCATCGGTCTGGCTCGGGCTCGCGATTCGATCTCATGGTCGAGGGCGGATGGACAACGGGACGGATGGTCGAGCGGTATACGAAGGCAAGACCCGTCGAAGAACGACGACGCGCTCCGTCACCGTTCACGGCATCACGGAGTGCGCGGAAAGAGAAGAGGCCGTTAGAGAAGCGGCCTTCACATCAGATAAGCGGCCTGTTCGGGAAGCGCACGGCCTAA
- a CDS encoding sigma factor-like helix-turn-helix DNA-binding protein, with amino-acid sequence MSVIESHERSVATALQDEDLYKRIFRALVAVGASTDEASDALQDAYEQALRQSQPLQRVEGWLFVVAQRRWRRQRIRRLLFRPLNAARGHVAIPIEPGGVLAEVRKLPMRQRQVFVARHVLGLSNDETAKALGIADGTVSATNHHALHTLRKLLGGEI; translated from the coding sequence GTGAGCGTCATCGAATCGCACGAGCGCTCCGTCGCGACCGCGCTGCAGGACGAAGATCTATACAAACGGATCTTCCGTGCGCTCGTCGCGGTCGGCGCTAGTACGGACGAGGCAAGCGACGCGCTGCAGGACGCGTACGAACAGGCACTTCGCCAATCACAACCGCTGCAGCGCGTTGAAGGATGGCTATTCGTCGTGGCCCAGCGGCGATGGCGGCGTCAGCGGATACGACGTCTCCTATTTCGTCCACTCAACGCTGCCCGTGGGCACGTAGCAATCCCGATTGAACCCGGCGGAGTTCTGGCGGAGGTGCGGAAGCTTCCGATGCGACAACGGCAGGTCTTCGTCGCTCGTCATGTGCTCGGACTGAGCAATGATGAGACCGCGAAAGCACTCGGCATTGCCGACGGCACAGTCTCCGCGACCAACCACCACGCGCTGCACACATTACGCAAACTTCTGGGAGGTGAGATATGA
- a CDS encoding replication-relaxation family protein translates to MDATLRLLGAFRAIRRDQLERFLLANEAITSPSRRVAAFRILGELRERGFVQAVVLPGTVATAGATRAYVLTSAGQRAYAADDGAYPRGIRRPSIVLLDHAIALADIALAFRDGAARAGDIELSWQADWEIVHELGCTTVIPDAFVTLERGGWRTRAFIEADRATERERAFANKVRRYVELYRDDRWRSVLGTWPLILTVTTSEKRARSLCRLAFRVAEAEGGARIRQSFRFASLDELLRRGAFDEIWHMGPGAERGLLLNASEAAPR, encoded by the coding sequence GTGGACGCGACGCTTCGCCTGCTCGGGGCGTTCCGGGCGATTCGGAGAGACCAGCTCGAACGATTCCTCCTGGCGAACGAGGCCATCACTTCCCCATCCCGCCGGGTTGCCGCCTTCCGCATCCTCGGCGAACTGCGCGAGCGTGGGTTCGTCCAGGCGGTCGTGCTGCCCGGTACTGTCGCCACCGCCGGCGCGACGCGCGCATACGTCCTCACCTCCGCAGGACAACGTGCATACGCCGCCGACGACGGCGCCTATCCGCGCGGCATCCGCCGCCCGAGCATCGTGCTCCTCGACCATGCGATCGCGCTCGCGGACATCGCGCTCGCCTTCCGCGACGGCGCCGCTCGCGCCGGTGACATCGAGCTCTCGTGGCAGGCGGACTGGGAGATCGTCCACGAGCTCGGTTGCACGACGGTCATTCCCGACGCGTTCGTGACCCTCGAGCGCGGCGGCTGGCGAACTCGTGCGTTCATCGAGGCCGACCGTGCAACAGAACGCGAGCGTGCCTTCGCGAACAAGGTGCGGCGCTATGTCGAGCTGTACCGCGACGACCGGTGGCGAAGTGTGCTCGGGACCTGGCCGCTCATCCTCACGGTCACGACGTCTGAGAAGCGTGCACGTTCGCTCTGTCGCCTCGCATTCCGTGTCGCCGAGGCCGAGGGCGGAGCGCGGATCCGGCAATCGTTCCGTTTCGCCTCGCTGGATGAGCTCTTGCGTCGAGGTGCGTTCGACGAGATCTGGCACATGGGCCCCGGCGCCGAACGCGGTCTCCTCCTCAACGCGTCGGAGGCGGCTCCACGGTGA
- a CDS encoding tyrosine-type recombinase/integrase, giving the protein MSLQHIRAPRIKDEPRRALTDDELLRLLTHAGQSETGKRDRTIVMTLLVCGIRRGELCGLRLSDIDLRERRLHVRAATSKSGEARDVTLHLEAAKELDTYINDVREGDTDADAPLFTDRSGQALTGNAVRKLFDRLKVSTGIDALRAHAPAHLGHELPPIGERQPLRSAGRRRMAHRTDGRAIHEEPAIRRATTRTLTAHRVSRSHERKAACREAVATTGKRPNRNTYGMTTEITTRSCSPEGIRTPDLFLESDEVERSGLADCLRTNRYWPRTKTRVR; this is encoded by the coding sequence GTGTCCCTGCAGCACATCCGCGCACCACGCATCAAGGACGAGCCGCGTCGCGCTCTTACCGACGATGAGCTCCTCCGCCTCCTCACGCATGCCGGACAGAGCGAGACGGGCAAGCGTGACCGCACCATCGTCATGACGCTGCTCGTCTGCGGCATCCGACGCGGCGAGCTCTGCGGACTTCGTCTCAGTGACATCGATCTGCGCGAGCGCCGGCTCCATGTGCGAGCCGCGACGAGCAAGTCCGGCGAGGCTCGCGACGTGACGCTCCACCTCGAGGCCGCGAAGGAGCTCGACACGTACATCAACGACGTCCGCGAGGGCGACACCGATGCGGACGCGCCACTCTTCACCGACCGCTCCGGTCAGGCGCTCACCGGGAACGCGGTCCGCAAGTTGTTCGACCGGCTCAAGGTCAGCACCGGCATCGACGCTCTGCGCGCACATGCTCCGGCACACCTGGGCCACGAACTACCACCGATCGGCGAGCGGCAGCCGCTTCGATCTGCAGGCCGAAGGCGGATGGCGCACAGGACGGATGGTCGAGCGATACACGAAGAGCCGGCCATTCGAAGAGCGACGACGCGGACCCTCACCGCTCACCGCGTTTCGCGAAGCCACGAAAGGAAGGCGGCCTGCAGGGAAGCGGTCGCCACAACAGGGAAGAGGCCTAACCGAAATACGTACGGCATGACAACCGAAATAACCACGCGGTCTTGTAGCCCGGAGGGGATTCGAACCCCTGACCTCTTCCTTGAAAGCGATGAGGTCGAGAGAAGCGGCCTAGCGGATTGTTTACGCACGAATCGATACTGGCCGAGAACGAAAACGCGCGTCAGATAA
- a CDS encoding putative toxin-antitoxin system toxin component, PIN family → MDTTILVSGFGWGRMPGQVVDAALDGRFMPVTSDAILAELGRVLRYEHLSPRFPEPDRIVALWADACVIVSPTVTYELAAGDNHLLEAAHESEADCIVTGDKPLLALADDNGFVRLGIVRTSILTVRSFLERLAHSS, encoded by the coding sequence ATCGACACGACGATCCTTGTTTCGGGATTCGGCTGGGGCCGAATGCCAGGCCAAGTCGTTGACGCCGCCCTCGATGGACGGTTCATGCCTGTCACGAGCGATGCAATCCTGGCGGAGCTCGGTCGAGTGCTTCGCTATGAGCACTTAAGCCCGAGGTTCCCTGAGCCGGATCGGATTGTTGCCCTTTGGGCCGATGCGTGCGTGATCGTGAGCCCAACGGTCACGTACGAGCTGGCTGCTGGCGACAATCATCTGCTCGAGGCCGCGCATGAGTCCGAAGCAGATTGCATCGTTACCGGTGACAAGCCGCTCCTCGCGCTCGCGGACGACAATGGCTTTGTGCGACTGGGCATCGTTCGTACAAGCATCTTGACCGTACGAAGCTTCCTCGAGCGGCTGGCACACTCGTCGTGA
- a CDS encoding type II toxin-antitoxin system Phd/YefM family antitoxin, whose protein sequence is MNLKVHGGQPMPQTRYGVEEARGRLGDLVDQVARKGSTVVLTKRGEQRAVLISQVEFERLKAAASRGAREELRERLAVIREQVTAAKLDPSVVDAAVAAAKRAT, encoded by the coding sequence GTGAACCTTAAGGTTCATGGAGGACAACCGATGCCACAAACAAGGTACGGCGTTGAGGAGGCGCGGGGCCGCCTAGGCGACCTCGTCGACCAGGTCGCCCGGAAAGGCTCGACGGTGGTCCTGACGAAGCGGGGTGAGCAGCGAGCGGTCCTGATCAGCCAAGTAGAGTTCGAGCGGCTGAAGGCTGCAGCGTCGCGTGGCGCGCGCGAGGAACTCCGCGAACGACTTGCTGTCATTCGCGAGCAGGTGACGGCCGCGAAGTTGGATCCTTCTGTGGTTGACGCCGCGGTCGCCGCTGCGAAACGCGCGACCTAG
- a CDS encoding S8 family serine peptidase: MRSHFRRAFSLITIALLLSLVPGPRQAAALSTAGGPAAPAPSTLLPIPPPPHQKPQRPNVSGRIDLPFPIEDGSIRVHVQPGRTIEQLIAKWGLLGPATHWNTPPFDEYDVRSGLDRSFKVRVPVGTERTWTTKLAAQPADFDYVGPLWREPVKAAFYPNDPKFCCSHQQDNLIAIGMPVAWDRTVSFSGVVVAVIDSGLRGSHEDAGCWKQTTGYDAFTQTTVAPCAMTDTGAYGGHGSQVTSIAVGDTNNGLGVAGTGFNSAIKPIKFIASDGVTTGPSRADPIRWARLNGAHVINMSYEFSLYDNDERLAIQDAWTVGITPVTAAGNENASPPGYPCAWLYIICVGGTDNAGNKWSQSNYGSSWVDVAAPAINIYGMGSGSNSNYIFGSGTSYAAPQVAGIMALLRSIGKTNNDQWLALCNTAFANSWTLCGFVNAGAALNY; the protein is encoded by the coding sequence ATGCGATCTCATTTCCGGCGCGCCTTTTCTCTCATCACGATCGCGCTCTTGTTGAGTCTGGTCCCGGGGCCGCGTCAGGCGGCCGCGCTCAGCACGGCCGGCGGACCGGCCGCGCCAGCGCCAAGCACACTGCTACCGATCCCACCGCCGCCGCACCAGAAACCGCAACGGCCCAACGTCTCGGGCCGCATCGACCTCCCGTTCCCGATTGAGGACGGATCCATCCGCGTGCACGTCCAGCCCGGCCGCACGATCGAGCAGCTCATCGCGAAGTGGGGCCTGCTTGGACCTGCGACGCACTGGAACACCCCGCCCTTCGATGAATACGACGTGCGCTCGGGCCTCGACCGATCGTTCAAAGTCCGTGTGCCGGTCGGCACGGAGCGGACCTGGACGACGAAGCTCGCGGCGCAGCCCGCCGACTTTGACTACGTCGGTCCGCTGTGGCGGGAGCCGGTCAAAGCCGCGTTCTACCCGAACGACCCCAAGTTCTGTTGCAGCCACCAGCAGGACAATCTGATCGCGATCGGCATGCCGGTCGCCTGGGATCGCACCGTGAGCTTCAGCGGCGTTGTGGTCGCTGTCATTGATAGCGGACTTCGCGGCAGCCACGAGGATGCCGGCTGTTGGAAGCAGACCACCGGGTACGACGCGTTCACACAGACGACGGTGGCACCCTGTGCCATGACCGACACTGGTGCGTACGGCGGGCACGGCTCGCAGGTCACGAGCATCGCGGTCGGCGACACCAACAATGGCCTTGGCGTCGCAGGCACGGGCTTCAACTCAGCCATCAAGCCGATCAAGTTCATCGCGAGCGATGGCGTGACCACGGGGCCGAGTCGGGCAGATCCCATCCGCTGGGCGCGCCTGAATGGCGCGCACGTCATCAATATGTCGTACGAATTCTCGCTCTACGACAACGATGAGCGACTCGCCATCCAAGACGCGTGGACCGTCGGAATCACTCCGGTCACGGCAGCCGGAAACGAGAACGCGAGCCCGCCTGGTTATCCGTGCGCGTGGCTGTACATCATTTGTGTCGGCGGCACGGACAACGCCGGGAACAAGTGGTCCCAATCTAACTATGGGTCGTCGTGGGTTGATGTCGCGGCTCCCGCGATCAACATCTACGGCATGGGTTCGGGATCGAACAGCAACTACATCTTCGGTTCGGGCACCTCGTACGCCGCGCCTCAGGTCGCGGGGATCATGGCGCTACTTCGTTCGATCGGTAAGACCAACAACGACCAGTGGTTGGCGCTTTGCAACACGGCGTTCGCGAACAGCTGGACACTTTGTGGCTTCGTCAACGCCGGCGCCGCGCTGAACTATTGA
- a CDS encoding RNA polymerase sigma factor: MNTALPAEHWSRLYRDSFPRVYRGLVATLFDRELALDALQDAFLEGLRRPPRHDANLEGWLYRVALRKAGRESRRRSLFRPLSRTGSDDDRTIETVLARVEVRRLLVLLSERQRAIVIAHFYLGMRHQEVADLLGIRAGTVGATISQALQRMRKEANGVA; the protein is encoded by the coding sequence GTGAATACCGCACTACCGGCGGAGCACTGGTCGCGCCTCTACCGGGACTCCTTTCCACGTGTGTACCGCGGACTCGTCGCCACGCTCTTTGATCGCGAGCTTGCGCTCGACGCGCTGCAGGATGCCTTCCTCGAGGGCCTCAGGCGGCCGCCGCGCCATGACGCCAACCTGGAGGGTTGGTTGTACCGCGTTGCTCTCCGGAAAGCCGGGCGGGAAAGCCGGCGGCGGTCGCTGTTCCGTCCGCTGTCGCGCACGGGCTCGGATGACGACCGCACGATCGAGACCGTGCTGGCTCGGGTCGAGGTCCGAAGACTCCTCGTGCTTTTGTCCGAGCGACAGCGCGCCATCGTCATCGCGCACTTCTACCTCGGCATGCGCCATCAAGAGGTGGCGGACCTGCTGGGAATCCGCGCTGGGACGGTCGGCGCCACCATCAGCCAGGCTCTTCAACGCATGCGGAAGGAGGCGAACGGTGTCGCGTGA
- a CDS encoding helix-turn-helix transcriptional regulator, with the protein MTSHEGQRARPVTRRQHEVLRLVAEGLSNEEIAFRLQITASGVKKHLEALTRRYNVTGRTALVRAAIEAGDLAITIRTNDGKVGDT; encoded by the coding sequence ATGACGAGTCACGAAGGTCAAAGAGCAAGACCGGTCACGCGGCGGCAGCATGAAGTGCTTCGGCTGGTCGCTGAGGGCCTCTCGAATGAGGAGATCGCGTTTCGGCTGCAAATCACAGCCTCCGGTGTGAAGAAGCACTTGGAAGCACTGACGCGCCGATACAACGTGACTGGCCGGACGGCGTTAGTGCGCGCGGCGATTGAGGCAGGCGACCTGGCGATAACGATTCGAACCAATGACGGAAAGGTCGGAGACACCTAG